A genomic window from Agreia sp. COWG includes:
- the efeO gene encoding iron uptake system protein EfeO — protein MKTTAVTATIGAAVTLIALTGCVPNASTASSTDASAITVDSSSNACTVSTNTASSGTVRFSVTNSGDQVTEFYLLADDGLRIVGEVENVGPGISRDLVVQAQPGNYKTVCKPGMIGDGIGSADFSVTGDAVKLAGDEKQQVDAAATNYVAYIKDQVAQLVTGTDAFLAAYTAGDDATARSLYATTRANYERVEPVAESFGDLDPELDFREADVAPGDEWTGWHRIEKDLFPPAAAQNADVTYVPLTPDERTYYADKLRTNTQELYDAVHASDYSVTIDAISNGAISLLEEVASGKITGEEEIWSHTDLWDFQANLEGARVAYEGVRDIVNAKDPELVTKIDARFAALEKQLASYGSLSTGFVYYNQLTPEQVKELADGVNSLSEPLSELTATLVG, from the coding sequence GTGAAAACCACAGCAGTAACAGCAACGATCGGCGCAGCGGTGACACTGATCGCCCTGACCGGATGCGTTCCCAACGCCTCGACGGCATCGTCGACCGACGCCTCGGCTATCACGGTCGACTCCAGTTCGAACGCCTGCACCGTGAGTACGAATACGGCGTCCAGCGGAACGGTGCGCTTCTCCGTCACCAATTCGGGTGACCAGGTCACCGAGTTCTACCTGCTGGCCGACGATGGCCTCCGCATCGTAGGCGAGGTCGAGAACGTCGGCCCCGGCATCTCCCGCGACCTGGTCGTGCAAGCGCAGCCGGGAAACTACAAGACGGTGTGCAAGCCAGGGATGATCGGCGACGGCATCGGCAGCGCAGACTTCTCTGTCACGGGTGACGCGGTGAAGCTAGCCGGAGACGAGAAGCAGCAGGTCGACGCCGCGGCGACGAACTACGTGGCCTACATCAAAGACCAGGTGGCGCAGCTCGTCACCGGAACAGATGCCTTCCTCGCCGCCTACACCGCGGGAGACGACGCCACCGCTCGCTCGCTGTACGCCACGACGAGGGCGAACTACGAGCGAGTCGAGCCCGTCGCAGAGTCGTTCGGCGATCTCGACCCCGAGCTCGACTTCCGTGAGGCAGACGTCGCTCCGGGTGACGAGTGGACCGGCTGGCACCGCATCGAGAAGGATCTGTTCCCGCCGGCGGCGGCTCAGAACGCCGACGTGACCTACGTTCCGCTCACGCCCGACGAGCGCACCTACTATGCCGACAAGCTGCGCACTAATACGCAGGAGCTCTACGACGCCGTGCACGCGAGCGACTACTCGGTGACCATCGACGCCATCTCCAACGGGGCCATCAGCCTCCTCGAAGAGGTGGCCAGCGGCAAGATCACCGGCGAAGAGGAGATCTGGTCGCACACGGATCTGTGGGACTTCCAGGCCAACCTCGAGGGTGCTCGCGTGGCGTACGAGGGTGTTCGCGATATCGTCAATGCGAAAGATCCCGAACTCGTGACGAAGATCGACGCCCGCTTCGCGGCACTCGAGAAGCAGCTGGCGTCGTACGGCAGCCTGAGTACCGGCTTCGTCTACTACAACCAGCTCACGCCCGAGCAGGTCAAGGAACTCGCCGATGGCGTCAACTCTCTGAGCGAGCCGCTCAGCGAGCTGACCGCGACTCTGGTCGGCTGA
- the efeB gene encoding iron uptake transporter deferrochelatase/peroxidase subunit, giving the protein MAKKIDPNDHQALAATPVDEIPSAPPQKLSRRGLLGLAGAGVVGLGVGVAGDRGMLAVAAASGTASTATTRYPFYGANQSGIVTPAQDRLHFAAFDMSSSATRDDLIQLLKDWSAAAALMCEGKPIGEFGAVDGPYSAPPQDTGEALDLPSGGLTITIGFGPSLFVDAAGTDRFGIAAKKPAELVDLPHFPADDLVAQQTGGDLCIQACSDDPQVAVHAIRNLSRIAFGTASLRWSQLGFGRTSSTSAAQATPRNLFGFKDGTANIKSEEASKVTDFVWAQASDGADWLAGGSYLVARRIRMTIETWDRTALSEQEKIIGRTKGEGAPLSGGSENTKPDFSMLGSGNKPLIDTDSHVRLAHPESNKGIEILRRGYNFVDGNDQLGRLDAGLFFISYQRHPSQFIDIQNNLAKNDLMNEYIRHVGSGIFAVPPGASAGSYVGAGLFA; this is encoded by the coding sequence ATGGCCAAGAAGATCGATCCGAACGATCACCAGGCCCTCGCCGCCACGCCCGTCGATGAGATCCCGTCGGCGCCACCCCAGAAGTTGTCCCGCCGAGGCCTTCTGGGCCTGGCAGGGGCGGGCGTCGTCGGCCTCGGTGTCGGCGTCGCCGGCGACCGGGGCATGCTTGCGGTCGCCGCGGCATCCGGCACGGCGTCGACGGCGACTACCCGCTATCCGTTCTACGGTGCGAATCAGTCGGGCATCGTGACCCCGGCGCAGGATCGTCTGCACTTCGCAGCGTTCGACATGAGCTCGTCCGCAACCCGCGATGACCTCATCCAGCTGCTGAAGGACTGGAGCGCTGCGGCGGCGCTCATGTGCGAGGGCAAGCCGATCGGCGAGTTCGGCGCCGTAGACGGCCCCTATTCGGCGCCTCCCCAGGACACAGGCGAGGCCCTCGACCTTCCCAGCGGTGGTCTCACCATCACCATCGGATTCGGCCCCAGCCTCTTCGTCGATGCCGCCGGCACAGACCGCTTCGGCATCGCGGCGAAGAAACCTGCCGAGCTGGTAGATCTTCCGCACTTTCCCGCAGACGACCTCGTGGCGCAGCAGACGGGTGGGGATCTGTGCATCCAGGCGTGCTCCGACGACCCCCAGGTGGCCGTGCACGCCATCCGCAACCTCAGCCGCATCGCGTTCGGCACGGCGAGCCTGCGCTGGTCCCAGCTCGGCTTCGGGCGCACCTCCTCGACGAGCGCGGCGCAGGCGACTCCCCGAAACCTCTTCGGCTTCAAGGACGGCACCGCGAACATCAAGAGCGAAGAGGCCTCGAAGGTCACCGACTTCGTCTGGGCCCAGGCGTCAGACGGTGCCGACTGGCTGGCCGGTGGCTCGTACCTGGTCGCCCGACGCATCCGCATGACGATCGAGACCTGGGATCGCACCGCGCTCAGCGAGCAGGAGAAGATCATCGGGCGCACGAAGGGCGAGGGGGCCCCGTTATCGGGCGGCTCGGAGAACACGAAGCCGGACTTCTCGATGCTGGGTAGCGGCAACAAGCCGCTGATCGACACCGACTCCCACGTGCGCCTCGCGCATCCGGAATCGAACAAGGGCATCGAAATTCTGCGGCGAGGCTACAACTTCGTCGACGGCAACGATCAGCTGGGCAGGCTGGATGCGGGCCTGTTCTTCATCAGTTACCAGCGCCACCCGAGCCAGTTCATCGACATTCAGAACAACCTCGCGAAGAACGACCTCATGAACGAGTACATCCGTCACGTGGGCTCAGGCATCTTCGCCGTTCCCCCGGGAGCCTCGGCGGGCTCCTACGTGGGCGCAGGCTTGTTCGCCTAG